Proteins from one Mycobacterium sp. HUMS_12744610 genomic window:
- the pks13 gene encoding polyketide synthase Pks13 (Pks13 is a key enzyme in mycolic acid biosynthesis.), giving the protein MRADDDAERSDEEKRRMPSVPEMREWLRNYVARCTGQSPDSIDESVPMVELGLSSRDAVAMAADIEDMTGVTLSVAVAFQHPTIESLATRIIEGEPEADTSADGDADWTRTGPAERVDIAIVGLSTRFPGDMDTPAATWQALMEGRDAITDLPEGRWEEFLAEPRLAERIANAQTRGGYLKDIKGFDSEFFAVAKTEADNIDPQQRMALELTWEALEYARIPASSLRGKPVGVYIGVSNNDYAMMAVSDPTSAHPYAITGTATSIIANRVSYFYDFRGPSVAVDTACSSSLVAIHQAVQALRNGECDAAVAGGVNALITPAVTLGFDEIGAVLSPDGRIKSFSSDANGYIRSEGAGMLVLKRVDDARRDGDQILAVIAGSAVNHDGRSNGLIAPNQDAQADVLRRAYKDAGIDPRNVDYIEAHGTGTVLGDPIEAEALGRVVGRGRPADRPALLGAFKSNIGHLESAAGAASMAKVVLALQHDKLPPSINFAGPSPYIDWDAVHLKVVDQPTDWPRYGGYALAGVSSFGFGGANAHVVVREVLPRDVVEREPEPAPPPEVGAEAEAPAMESHSLRFDEFGEIIPDTAATGEEERELPGLTEEALRLREIALEELAAQEAAEPTKPLIPLAVSAFLTSRKKAAAAELADWMESPEGQASSLEAIGRSLSRRNHGRSRAVVLAHDHEEAVKGLRAVAEGKQRPGVFSVDGPVTSGPVWAMAGFGAQHRKMGKNLYLRNEVFAEWIEKVDALIQDERGYSVLELILDDSHEYGIETSNVVIFAIQIALGELLKHHGAKPAAVIGQSLGEPASAYFSGGLSLADATRVICSRSHLMGEGEAMLFGEYIRFMALVEYSADELKTVFADYPGLEVCVYAAPSQTVIGGPPEQIDAIVARAESEGRFARKLQTKGAGHTSQMDPLLGEFSAELQGITPLSPTTGIFSTVHEGSYVKPGAEPIHDVAYWVKGMRHSVYFTHGVRNAVDSGYTTFLELAPNPVALMQIGLTTAAAGLPDAQLIATLAKKQDDVESMISAMAQLYVYGHDLDIWTLFTRHSAARFDPQDYANIPPTRFKRKDHWLDVSFSAGSSSVILPGAHVALPDGRHVWEYTPRIFTGLEATDLQALVKAAAAEVLSDAQLTAAEQRAVPGQGSVLVTTLTRHPGGASVQVHARVGESFTLVYDALVTRGGAQSVLPAAVGAGTGIASELPAAPAAAPKAPVEDLEAETTKDSLTNRYLPSDTVKWSPDSGETVGERLGMIVGVAMGYEPEDLPWEVPLVELGLDSLMAVRIKNRVEYDFDLPPIQLTAVRDANLYNIEQLIQYAVEHRDEVSQLAEHQKTQTPEEIAREQAQLLSGATPATVAVPAPDPQAEPETQPESDVAVPPPPTDPSGPATNGAAQPDLKGAAAALSQQAVAKALNSDVPPRDAAERVTFATWAIVTGKSPGGIFNPLPKLDGDAAAKMAQRLSERADGPISAEDVLAAETIEALAEKVRGHLEAGELDGFIRTIRAPQNDSQVPVFVFHPAGGSTVVYEPLLNRLPADTPMYGCERVEGTVQERAAQYVPKLLELNGDKPFVLAGWSLGGALAYACAIGLKRVGANVAFVGMIDTVRAGEEIPQTREETRKRWDRYARFAERTFNVEIPAIPYEQLEELDDEGQVKFVLEIVQQSGVQVPGGIIEHQRTSYLDNRALETVQIEPYDGHVTLYMADRYHDDVIEFEPRYATRKPDGGWGEYVSDLEVVRIGGEHIQAIDEPFIAKVGAHMSEALQSIERQTSEVGK; this is encoded by the coding sequence ATGCGCGCCGACGACGATGCAGAGCGCAGCGATGAGGAGAAGCGGCGGATGCCGTCCGTCCCGGAGATGCGGGAATGGCTGCGCAACTACGTGGCCAGGTGCACCGGCCAGTCGCCCGACTCGATCGACGAGTCGGTGCCCATGGTGGAGCTGGGGCTGTCGTCGCGCGATGCCGTGGCGATGGCCGCCGACATCGAGGACATGACCGGTGTCACGCTGTCGGTCGCGGTGGCCTTCCAGCACCCGACGATCGAGTCGCTGGCCACCCGCATCATCGAGGGCGAGCCCGAGGCGGACACGTCCGCCGACGGCGACGCGGACTGGACGCGCACGGGCCCCGCCGAGCGCGTCGACATCGCGATCGTGGGACTGTCCACCCGCTTCCCGGGTGACATGGACACCCCCGCCGCGACATGGCAGGCGCTGATGGAGGGCCGCGACGCCATCACCGACCTGCCCGAGGGGCGTTGGGAGGAGTTCCTCGCCGAGCCGCGGCTGGCCGAACGGATCGCCAACGCCCAGACCCGCGGCGGCTACCTGAAGGACATCAAGGGCTTCGACTCCGAGTTCTTCGCGGTGGCCAAGACAGAAGCCGACAACATCGACCCGCAGCAGCGGATGGCGCTGGAGCTCACGTGGGAGGCGCTGGAATACGCCCGCATCCCGGCGTCGAGCCTGCGCGGCAAACCCGTCGGCGTGTACATCGGTGTCTCCAACAACGACTACGCCATGATGGCGGTCTCCGACCCCACCAGCGCGCACCCGTACGCGATCACCGGCACCGCCACCTCGATCATCGCCAACCGGGTGTCCTACTTCTACGACTTCCGTGGGCCGTCGGTGGCCGTCGACACCGCGTGCTCGAGTTCACTGGTGGCGATTCACCAGGCCGTGCAGGCGCTGCGCAACGGCGAGTGCGACGCCGCGGTGGCCGGCGGGGTCAACGCGCTGATCACCCCCGCGGTGACATTGGGATTCGACGAGATCGGCGCGGTCCTCTCGCCGGACGGCCGGATCAAGTCGTTTTCCTCGGACGCCAACGGTTACATCCGCTCCGAGGGCGCCGGCATGCTGGTGCTCAAGCGCGTCGACGACGCCCGCCGTGACGGCGACCAGATCCTGGCCGTCATCGCCGGCAGCGCGGTCAACCACGACGGCCGGTCCAACGGCCTGATCGCCCCCAACCAGGACGCGCAGGCCGACGTGCTGCGCCGGGCCTACAAGGACGCCGGCATCGACCCCCGCAACGTCGACTACATTGAGGCGCACGGTACCGGAACGGTGCTCGGCGACCCGATCGAGGCCGAGGCCCTGGGCCGCGTCGTCGGCAGGGGCCGTCCCGCCGACCGCCCGGCGCTGCTGGGGGCGTTCAAGTCCAACATCGGCCACCTGGAGTCGGCGGCCGGTGCGGCCAGCATGGCCAAGGTGGTGCTGGCGCTGCAGCACGACAAGCTGCCGCCATCCATCAACTTCGCCGGTCCCAGCCCGTACATCGACTGGGACGCGGTGCACCTGAAGGTGGTCGACCAGCCCACCGACTGGCCGCGCTACGGCGGGTACGCGCTGGCCGGCGTCTCCAGCTTCGGCTTCGGCGGGGCCAACGCGCACGTGGTGGTGCGCGAGGTGCTGCCCCGGGACGTGGTGGAGCGCGAACCCGAGCCCGCCCCGCCGCCCGAGGTGGGGGCCGAGGCCGAGGCGCCCGCCATGGAGAGTCACTCGCTGCGGTTCGACGAGTTCGGCGAGATCATCCCCGACACGGCGGCGACCGGGGAGGAAGAGCGCGAACTGCCGGGCCTCACCGAGGAGGCCCTGCGGCTCAGGGAAATCGCGCTGGAGGAGCTCGCCGCTCAGGAGGCCGCGGAACCGACCAAGCCCCTGATTCCGCTGGCGGTGTCGGCGTTCCTGACGTCGCGCAAGAAGGCCGCCGCCGCCGAACTGGCCGACTGGATGGAAAGCCCCGAGGGGCAGGCGTCGTCGCTGGAGGCGATCGGCCGGTCGCTGTCGCGGCGCAACCACGGCCGCTCGCGCGCGGTGGTGCTGGCCCACGACCACGAGGAGGCCGTCAAGGGCCTGCGCGCGGTCGCCGAGGGCAAGCAGCGCCCGGGTGTGTTCAGCGTCGACGGGCCGGTGACCAGCGGCCCGGTGTGGGCCATGGCCGGATTCGGCGCGCAGCACCGCAAGATGGGCAAGAACCTGTACCTGCGCAACGAGGTCTTCGCCGAGTGGATCGAGAAGGTCGACGCGCTCATCCAGGACGAGCGGGGCTACTCGGTGCTCGAGCTCATCCTCGACGACTCCCACGAATACGGCATCGAGACTTCCAACGTCGTCATCTTCGCGATCCAGATCGCGCTGGGCGAGTTGCTCAAGCACCACGGCGCGAAACCCGCCGCGGTGATCGGCCAGTCGCTGGGCGAGCCCGCGTCGGCCTACTTCTCCGGTGGGCTGTCGCTGGCCGACGCCACCCGGGTGATCTGCTCGCGTTCGCACCTGATGGGCGAGGGCGAGGCGATGTTGTTCGGCGAGTACATCCGGTTCATGGCGCTCGTCGAGTACTCCGCTGACGAACTCAAGACGGTGTTCGCCGACTACCCCGGCCTCGAGGTGTGCGTCTACGCCGCGCCCAGCCAGACCGTCATCGGCGGCCCGCCCGAGCAGATCGACGCGATCGTCGCCCGGGCCGAGTCGGAGGGCCGCTTCGCCCGCAAGCTGCAGACCAAGGGCGCCGGCCACACCTCGCAGATGGATCCGCTGCTCGGCGAGTTTTCAGCGGAACTGCAGGGCATCACCCCCCTGAGTCCCACCACCGGGATCTTCTCGACGGTGCACGAGGGCAGCTACGTCAAGCCCGGCGCCGAGCCGATCCACGATGTCGCGTACTGGGTCAAGGGCATGCGGCATTCCGTCTACTTCACCCACGGCGTCCGCAACGCCGTCGACAGCGGCTACACCACCTTCCTGGAACTGGCGCCCAACCCGGTGGCGCTGATGCAGATCGGCCTGACCACGGCCGCCGCGGGTCTGCCCGACGCCCAGCTGATCGCGACACTGGCCAAAAAGCAGGACGACGTCGAGTCGATGATCTCGGCCATGGCCCAGCTCTACGTCTACGGCCACGACCTCGACATCTGGACGCTGTTCACGCGGCATTCCGCCGCGCGCTTCGACCCGCAGGACTACGCGAACATCCCGCCGACCCGGTTCAAGCGCAAGGACCACTGGCTGGACGTGTCCTTCTCCGCGGGCAGCAGCTCGGTGATCCTGCCGGGCGCCCACGTCGCGCTGCCGGACGGGCGCCACGTGTGGGAGTACACGCCCCGGATCTTCACGGGCCTGGAGGCGACCGACCTGCAGGCGTTGGTGAAAGCCGCCGCCGCCGAGGTGCTTTCAGACGCCCAGCTGACGGCTGCCGAGCAGCGGGCGGTGCCCGGGCAGGGCTCGGTGCTGGTGACGACGCTGACCCGCCACCCCGGCGGCGCCTCGGTTCAGGTGCACGCCCGCGTCGGCGAGTCCTTCACGCTGGTCTACGACGCCCTGGTGACGCGGGGCGGCGCCCAGTCGGTGCTGCCGGCCGCGGTCGGCGCGGGCACGGGGATCGCGTCGGAACTCCCGGCGGCCCCTGCCGCCGCGCCGAAGGCCCCCGTCGAGGACCTGGAAGCGGAAACCACCAAGGACAGCCTGACCAACCGCTACCTGCCGTCCGACACGGTCAAGTGGTCGCCGGACTCCGGTGAGACCGTCGGGGAGCGGCTGGGCATGATCGTCGGCGTGGCGATGGGCTACGAGCCCGAGGACCTGCCGTGGGAGGTGCCGCTGGTCGAGCTGGGCCTGGACTCGCTGATGGCGGTGCGCATCAAGAACCGCGTCGAATACGACTTCGACCTGCCGCCGATCCAGCTGACGGCCGTGCGCGACGCCAACCTTTACAACATCGAGCAGCTGATCCAGTACGCGGTCGAGCACCGCGACGAGGTCTCGCAGCTGGCCGAGCACCAGAAGACGCAGACGCCCGAGGAGATCGCCAGGGAGCAGGCGCAGCTGCTCAGCGGGGCGACACCCGCCACGGTCGCGGTGCCCGCGCCCGACCCGCAGGCCGAGCCCGAGACGCAGCCGGAGTCCGACGTGGCCGTCCCGCCGCCGCCGACCGACCCGTCGGGGCCCGCGACCAACGGCGCCGCGCAGCCGGACCTGAAGGGGGCGGCCGCGGCGCTCAGCCAGCAGGCGGTGGCCAAGGCGCTCAACTCCGACGTGCCGCCGCGCGACGCGGCCGAGCGGGTCACGTTCGCCACCTGGGCGATCGTGACGGGCAAGTCCCCGGGCGGCATCTTCAACCCGCTGCCCAAGCTGGACGGCGACGCCGCCGCCAAGATGGCGCAACGGCTCTCCGAGCGCGCCGACGGCCCGATCAGCGCCGAGGACGTGCTGGCGGCGGAGACCATCGAGGCGCTGGCCGAGAAGGTGCGCGGCCACCTCGAGGCCGGTGAACTCGACGGGTTCATCCGCACGATCAGGGCGCCGCAGAACGATTCGCAGGTACCGGTGTTCGTGTTTCACCCGGCCGGCGGCTCGACCGTGGTTTACGAGCCGCTGCTCAACCGGCTGCCGGCGGACACGCCGATGTACGGCTGCGAGCGGGTCGAGGGCACCGTGCAGGAGCGGGCCGCCCAGTACGTTCCCAAACTGCTGGAACTCAACGGCGACAAGCCGTTCGTGCTGGCCGGCTGGTCGCTGGGGGGTGCCCTGGCCTATGCCTGCGCGATCGGGCTCAAGCGGGTGGGCGCCAACGTGGCGTTCGTCGGCATGATCGACACCGTGCGGGCCGGCGAGGAGATCCCGCAGACCCGCGAGGAGACCCGCAAGCGCTGGGACCGGTACGCGAGGTTCGCCGAGCGCACCTTCAACGTCGAGATCCCCGCGATCCCGTACGAGCAGCTCGAGGAGCTCGACGACGAGGGCCAGGTCAAGTTCGTGCTGGAGATCGTCCAGCAGAGCGGCGTGCAGGTCCCCGGCGGCATCATCGAGCACCAGCGCACGTCCTACCTGGACAACCGGGCGTTGGAGACCGTCCAGATCGAACCCTATGACGGCCATGTCACCCTCTACATGGCGGATCGCTACCATGACGACGTCATCGAGTTCGAACCGCGCTACGCCACCCGCAAGCCGGACGGCGGCTGGGGTGAGTACGTGTCCGACCTCGAGGTGGTGCGCATCGGTGGCGAGCACATCCAGGCCATCGACGAGCCCTTCATCGCCAAGGTGGGTGCGCACATGAGCGAGGCCTTGCAGAGCATCGAGCGCCAGACGAGTGAGGTGGGCAAGTAG
- a CDS encoding acyl-CoA carboxylase subunit beta — MAPAPVQHSTAEKLAELHARLEQAKEPGGEKAAAKRDKKGIPSARARIHALVDPGTFLEIGALARTPNDPNALYGDGVVTGHAMIDGRPVGVFSHDQTVFQGSVGEMFGRKVARLMEWCAMAGCPIVGINDSAGARIQDTATSLAWYAELGRRHELLSGLVPQISIILGKCAGGAVYSPIQTDLVVAVRDQGYMFVTGPDVIKDVTGEDVTLDELGGADYQARYGNIHQVVESEAAAFQYVRDFLSFLPSNAYDKAPVVNPGLEPEITASDLELDSIVPDSDNTAYDMHEILLRIFDDGDFLDVAAQAGQAMITGYARVDGRTVGVVANQPMHMSGAIDNEASDKAARFVRFCDAFDIPLVFVVDTPGFLPGVEQEKNGIIKRGGRFLYAVVEADVPKVTITIRKSYGGAYAVMGSRQLTADFNFAWPTARIAVIGADGAAQLLMKRFPDPTTPEAQQIKKDFIEGYNLNMAIPWIAAERGFIDAVVDPHDTRLLIRKSMHLLRDKQLWWRTARKHGLIPV; from the coding sequence ATGGCTCCAGCGCCCGTTCAGCACAGCACGGCCGAGAAGCTGGCCGAGTTGCACGCCCGCCTGGAGCAGGCCAAGGAGCCCGGCGGTGAGAAGGCCGCGGCGAAGCGCGACAAGAAGGGCATTCCCAGTGCCCGCGCGCGCATCCACGCGCTGGTCGATCCCGGCACCTTCCTGGAGATCGGCGCGCTGGCCCGCACCCCCAACGACCCCAACGCCCTCTACGGGGACGGCGTGGTCACCGGCCACGCCATGATCGACGGCCGGCCGGTGGGGGTGTTCTCCCACGACCAGACGGTGTTCCAGGGCTCGGTCGGGGAGATGTTCGGCCGCAAGGTCGCCCGGCTGATGGAGTGGTGCGCGATGGCCGGCTGCCCGATCGTCGGCATCAACGACTCCGCCGGTGCCCGCATCCAGGACACGGCCACCTCGCTGGCCTGGTACGCCGAGCTGGGCCGCCGCCACGAGCTGTTGTCCGGGCTGGTGCCGCAGATCTCGATCATCCTGGGCAAATGCGCCGGGGGAGCGGTGTATTCGCCGATCCAGACCGACCTGGTGGTGGCGGTGCGCGACCAGGGCTACATGTTCGTCACCGGCCCCGACGTCATCAAGGACGTGACGGGCGAGGACGTCACGCTCGACGAACTGGGCGGCGCGGACTACCAGGCCCGCTACGGCAACATCCACCAGGTGGTGGAGTCGGAGGCCGCGGCGTTCCAGTACGTGCGCGACTTCCTGTCCTTCCTGCCGTCCAACGCCTACGACAAGGCGCCGGTGGTGAACCCCGGCCTGGAGCCGGAGATCACCGCGAGCGACCTCGAGCTCGACTCGATCGTGCCGGACTCGGACAACACGGCCTACGACATGCACGAGATCCTGCTGCGGATCTTCGACGACGGCGACTTCCTCGACGTCGCCGCGCAGGCCGGGCAGGCGATGATCACGGGCTACGCGCGGGTCGACGGCCGCACCGTCGGTGTCGTCGCCAACCAGCCGATGCACATGTCCGGGGCGATCGACAACGAGGCCTCCGACAAGGCCGCGCGGTTCGTCCGGTTCTGCGACGCCTTCGACATCCCGCTGGTGTTCGTCGTGGACACCCCCGGCTTCCTGCCCGGGGTGGAGCAGGAGAAGAACGGGATCATCAAGCGCGGCGGGCGGTTCCTGTACGCGGTGGTCGAGGCCGACGTGCCCAAGGTGACGATCACGATCCGCAAGTCCTACGGCGGCGCGTACGCGGTGATGGGGTCGCGGCAGCTGACCGCCGACTTCAACTTCGCGTGGCCGACCGCGCGCATCGCGGTGATCGGGGCCGACGGTGCCGCGCAGTTGCTGATGAAGCGGTTCCCGGACCCGACCACGCCCGAGGCGCAGCAGATCAAGAAGGACTTCATCGAGGGCTACAACCTGAACATGGCGATCCCCTGGATCGCCGCCGAGCGGGGCTTCATCGACGCGGTCGTCGACCCCCACGACACGCGGCTGCTCATCCGCAAGTCCATGCACCTGCTGCGGGACAAGCAGCTGTGGTGGCGCACCGCGCGCAAGCACGGCCTGATCCCGGTCTAG
- a CDS encoding helix-turn-helix transcriptional regulator, with protein MASGEFGRTVRRWRDRVPPAAVGVPVGGRRRAAGLRREELAGLAGISVDYLNRLEQGRATAPSAQVVEALARALRVSDGERELLFRLAGHAAPGLGVVSAHVTPSVQRILDRLAHTPVAVFDATWTLLLANAPYDALMGPTTTWRGNERNSVWRNLVGPGTRTVHTPAQRAEFEAGLVADLRLTAARYPADQRLKQLIRDLAAASPRFAELWESGAPVPQQDFGRHKVVDHPGVGRITLHCDTLVVAADDIRIMIYTAEPGTADAERLALAIVLGTQSLSDAAPAPRA; from the coding sequence ATGGCGTCAGGGGAGTTCGGCCGGACGGTGCGGCGCTGGCGCGACCGGGTGCCGCCGGCGGCGGTCGGTGTCCCGGTCGGCGGACGCCGGCGCGCGGCGGGGCTGCGCCGCGAGGAGCTGGCGGGGCTGGCCGGAATCTCGGTGGATTACCTGAACAGGCTCGAGCAGGGCCGGGCCACCGCCCCGTCGGCCCAGGTCGTGGAGGCGCTGGCGCGCGCGTTACGGGTCTCCGACGGCGAGCGCGAACTGCTCTTCCGGCTGGCCGGACATGCCGCCCCCGGACTCGGCGTGGTGTCCGCCCACGTGACGCCGAGCGTGCAACGCATCCTCGACCGCCTCGCCCACACCCCCGTCGCGGTCTTCGATGCCACCTGGACGCTGCTGCTGGCCAATGCGCCGTACGACGCACTGATGGGGCCGACCACCACGTGGCGGGGCAACGAGCGAAACAGCGTGTGGCGCAACCTCGTCGGGCCCGGAACCCGCACCGTGCACACCCCCGCTCAGCGCGCCGAATTCGAGGCCGGACTGGTCGCCGACCTGCGGTTGACCGCGGCGCGGTATCCGGCCGATCAGCGACTCAAGCAACTGATCCGCGACTTGGCCGCGGCAAGCCCGCGCTTCGCCGAGCTCTGGGAGTCCGGCGCCCCGGTGCCGCAGCAGGACTTCGGCCGGCACAAGGTCGTCGACCACCCCGGCGTCGGGCGCATCACGCTGCACTGCGACACGCTGGTCGTCGCGGCCGACGACATCCGCATCATGATCTACACCGCCGAACCCGGCACCGCGGACGCCGAGCGCCTCGCCCTGGCGATCGTGCTGGGCACGCAGTCGCTGTCCGACGCGGCGCCGGCGCCGCGCGCGTGA
- a CDS encoding SDR family NAD(P)-dependent oxidoreductase, which translates to MNPPLTSGTLLITGPTGGLGKAATLAIAHRPAAERPDLLLVGRPGRALAEVARAARAAGATTQEIGCDLARLSDVRLAGRTAAELLATGAVRPLRGLVANAGLAVADTRTASADGYELTFAVNYLAHAQLIGDLWEAFAAPARIVLVGSNTYHQNVFRRMLRVPAAHWADPIELARPAAPAAAPSFEQCGIAYSNSKLAAMYYAHELQRRAPAGISVIVFEPGFMPGTGLSRAHGTAMQRMGRVIERIPGVSSPRKSGPVLASIALDDRWAHLRGGAFVVKDQEREVKPFAQDPQREARLWDATAALLHAAGD; encoded by the coding sequence ATGAACCCCCCCTTGACATCCGGCACCTTGTTGATCACCGGCCCCACCGGCGGCCTGGGAAAGGCCGCGACACTGGCGATCGCGCACCGTCCCGCAGCCGAACGCCCCGACCTGTTGCTGGTCGGCAGGCCCGGCCGCGCCCTGGCCGAGGTCGCCCGCGCGGCCCGGGCGGCCGGTGCGACGACGCAGGAGATCGGCTGCGACCTCGCCCGGCTGTCCGACGTCCGCCTCGCGGGCCGGACAGCCGCGGAGCTGCTGGCGACCGGCGCGGTGCGCCCCCTGCGGGGGCTGGTGGCCAACGCCGGCCTCGCGGTCGCCGACACCCGCACCGCCTCCGCGGACGGATACGAACTGACCTTCGCCGTCAACTATCTCGCGCACGCCCAGCTCATCGGCGACCTGTGGGAGGCATTCGCCGCGCCCGCACGCATCGTGTTGGTCGGCTCGAACACCTACCACCAGAACGTCTTTCGCCGGATGCTGCGTGTCCCGGCGGCGCACTGGGCCGATCCGATCGAGCTGGCGCGGCCGGCCGCGCCCGCGGCGGCACCGAGTTTCGAACAATGCGGAATCGCCTACTCCAACTCCAAACTCGCCGCCATGTACTATGCGCACGAACTGCAGCGCCGCGCACCGGCGGGCATCTCCGTGATCGTGTTCGAGCCGGGATTCATGCCGGGCACCGGGCTGAGCAGAGCGCACGGCACCGCAATGCAACGGATGGGACGGGTCATCGAGCGAATCCCCGGTGTCTCCTCGCCCAGAAAGTCCGGACCGGTGCTCGCCTCGATCGCCCTCGACGACCGCTGGGCGCACCTGCGCGGCGGCGCGTTCGTCGTCAAAGACCAAGAGCGCGAGGTCAAACCGTTCGCGCAGGACCCCCAGCGGGAAGCCCGCCTGTGGGACGCCACCGCCGCGCTGCTGCACGCCGCGGGTGACTAG
- a CDS encoding acyl-CoA dehydrogenase family protein, producing MSDYAPEAVDRLPFSTPAKAQRYQTENYRGAVGLNWYRTDPTLQATLAYYLRPDELAVVEPHLSDIGELMGGPVARWAEETDRNPPRLERYDRWGHDVSRVVMPESFTRSKRAVLDAQQALRSDAKAAKISSALPLFASNYLLNQADIGMGCALGTGGGMVQSLVAAYAPADVRDHVLAKFASGEWAGETAQLLTERTGGSDLGTLETTATRNGDSWLLNGFKWFASNCAGEAFVVLAKPEGAPDSSKGVANFLVLRTRRDGSRNGVRVRRLKDKLGTRSVASGEVEFVDAEAFLLSGEPSDASTPSDGKGLGRMMELTNTARLGIALFGLANARRALVESLCYARQRHAFGGALADKPLMRRKLAEMTVDVEAALALVFDGTGATNHRRRPGPRQRIAVPVTKLKVCRLGITAASDAIEIHGGNGYIETWPVARLLRDGQVNTIWEGPDNILCLDVRRGIEQTSAHETLLARLRDAVAVSDDDDTARLVAGRIEDLDAAVTAWAKLDRDTAEARLFPLAQFMGDVYAAALLTEQAAWERETRGDERKALVARLYAQRYLADRGPLRGIDAGSEEALDRFDELADGALSR from the coding sequence ATGAGTGATTACGCCCCCGAGGCGGTGGACCGGCTGCCCTTCTCCACCCCCGCGAAGGCGCAGCGCTACCAGACGGAGAACTACCGCGGCGCCGTCGGCCTCAACTGGTACCGCACGGATCCCACGCTGCAGGCCACCTTGGCCTACTACCTGCGGCCCGACGAGTTGGCCGTCGTGGAGCCGCACCTGAGCGACATCGGTGAGCTGATGGGCGGCCCGGTCGCGCGGTGGGCCGAGGAGACCGACCGCAACCCGCCCCGGCTGGAGCGCTACGACCGCTGGGGACACGACGTCAGCCGGGTCGTCATGCCCGAGTCGTTCACCCGCTCCAAGCGCGCCGTGTTGGACGCCCAGCAGGCGCTGCGCTCCGACGCGAAGGCCGCGAAGATCAGCTCGGCGCTGCCGCTGTTCGCCTCCAACTACCTGCTCAACCAGGCCGACATCGGGATGGGCTGCGCGCTGGGCACCGGCGGCGGCATGGTGCAGTCGCTGGTGGCGGCTTACGCGCCGGCCGACGTCCGCGACCACGTGCTGGCCAAGTTCGCCTCCGGCGAGTGGGCGGGCGAGACGGCGCAGCTGCTCACCGAACGCACCGGCGGCTCCGATTTGGGGACGCTGGAGACGACCGCGACCCGCAACGGCGACTCCTGGCTGCTGAACGGCTTCAAGTGGTTCGCGTCCAACTGCGCCGGCGAGGCGTTCGTCGTGCTGGCCAAGCCGGAGGGCGCCCCGGACTCATCGAAGGGCGTCGCCAACTTCCTGGTGCTGCGCACCCGCCGCGACGGGTCGCGCAACGGGGTGCGGGTGCGGCGCCTGAAGGACAAGCTGGGCACCCGCTCGGTGGCCTCCGGCGAAGTCGAGTTCGTCGACGCCGAGGCGTTCCTGCTGTCCGGGGAACCCAGCGACGCGTCGACCCCGTCCGACGGCAAGGGGCTGGGCCGCATGATGGAGCTGACCAACACAGCGCGGCTGGGCATCGCCCTGTTCGGGCTGGCCAACGCGCGCCGCGCCCTGGTCGAGTCGCTGTGCTACGCGCGGCAACGCCACGCGTTCGGCGGGGCACTGGCCGACAAGCCGCTGATGCGGCGCAAACTCGCCGAGATGACCGTCGATGTCGAGGCCGCGCTGGCCCTGGTGTTCGACGGCACCGGGGCCACCAACCACCGTCGGCGCCCCGGGCCGCGGCAGCGCATCGCGGTGCCGGTCACCAAGCTCAAGGTGTGCCGGCTGGGGATCACCGCGGCGTCGGACGCCATCGAGATCCACGGCGGCAACGGCTACATCGAGACCTGGCCGGTGGCAAGACTTTTGCGCGACGGGCAGGTCAACACGATCTGGGAGGGCCCCGACAACATCCTGTGCCTGGACGTGCGCCGCGGCATCGAGCAGACCAGCGCGCACGAGACGCTGCTGGCGCGGCTGCGCGACGCGGTCGCGGTGTCCGACGACGACGACACCGCCCGCCTGGTCGCCGGCCGCATCGAGGACCTCGACGCGGCCGTCACGGCCTGGGCCAAGCTGGACCGCGACACCGCCGAGGCGCGGCTGTTCCCGCTGGCCCAGTTCATGGGCGACGTCTACGCCGCCGCGCTGCTCACCGAGCAGGCCGCCTGGGAGCGCGAGACCCGCGGCGACGAGCGCAAGGCGCTCGTCGCCCGGCTGTACGCGCAGCGCTACCTGGCCGACCGCGGCCCGCTGCGCGGCATCGACGCCGGCTCCGAGGAGGCGCTGGACCGGTTCGACGAGTTGGCCGACGGCGCGTTGAGCCGCTAG